A region from the Candidatus Magasanikbacteria bacterium genome encodes:
- a CDS encoding TPM domain-containing protein, which translates to MNRIKALAFLITATLLFPVAVFGYANPGTPTGFVNDFADMFSQEQEDVLNQKLTNFEKETSNEIAIVTVPNLGEDTIENFAVELFAEWGIGKKKNDNGVLLLISRDDRKMRIEVGYGLEGALTDLQSHQIIQNFLVPNFKQELYFEGVNSALDVMIGATKGEYEAINKAETAQTGYDYQTIFFFVIFVVISITSILSASKSWWAGGVLGGIGGIVIGFIYGFLFTGIISIAVLIPLGLMFDFFVSKSHSKHKSLGTVPWWIGMGRGGRGGRGGGFGGFGGGMSGGGGSSGSW; encoded by the coding sequence ATGAATCGTATAAAAGCACTAGCTTTTCTAATTACAGCCACACTATTATTTCCAGTGGCTGTTTTTGGTTATGCAAATCCGGGTACGCCAACTGGTTTTGTAAATGATTTTGCAGATATGTTTTCCCAAGAACAGGAAGATGTACTAAATCAAAAACTAACAAATTTTGAAAAAGAAACTAGCAACGAAATCGCTATTGTGACAGTTCCAAATTTGGGCGAGGATACAATAGAAAATTTTGCAGTAGAATTGTTTGCAGAGTGGGGAATAGGGAAAAAGAAAAATGACAACGGAGTCTTGCTTTTAATATCTCGAGATGACAGGAAAATGAGGATAGAGGTTGGTTATGGTTTGGAGGGTGCGCTTACAGATCTGCAAAGTCATCAAATTATACAAAATTTCCTCGTTCCAAATTTTAAACAAGAGTTATATTTTGAGGGCGTAAATAGTGCGCTAGATGTAATGATTGGTGCGACAAAAGGGGAATATGAAGCAATAAACAAAGCAGAAACAGCACAAACTGGCTACGATTATCAAACTATATTTTTCTTTGTAATTTTTGTAGTTATATCGATTACTAGTATTTTGAGTGCTTCCAAATCTTGGTGGGCAGGTGGTGTTTTGGGTGGAATAGGTGGAATTGTAATTGGGTTTATTTACGGATTTTTATTTACTGGAATTATATCTATTGCTGTTTTAATTCCACTTGGGCTAATGTTCGATTTTTTTGTTTCTAAATCTCACAGTAAACATAAATCTCTGGGAACTGTGCCATGGTGGATAGGAATGGGTCGTGGAGGTAGAGGTGGACGAGGTGGTGGTTTTGGAGGTTTTGGTGGTGGAATGTCTGGCGGAGGCGGATCTAGTGGAAGTTGGTAA
- a CDS encoding transketolase — protein sequence MPKKKFNFLVSDLEKIANTVRQDLLKMLAEANSGHTAGPLGLADIFTALYFRVLNHNPKKPAWAKRDRLCMSCGHVVPVRYAAMARSGYFPLSELKTLRKLGSKLQGHPSFLDMPALEHSSGPLGQGSSVAVGMAIAAKMNKQRHYVFCIVSDGEQQEGQTWEAAMLAGKHKLDNLIFIMDRNNIQIDGTTEEIMPLNPLKDKYEAFGWHVLEIDGNNMKEIIGACELAKNIHEKPVMILAHTIPGKGVSFMENDYRWHGAPPGKLKTERSPSKEEQLQDALEELKNSRKQIFVQ from the coding sequence ATGCCAAAAAAGAAGTTTAATTTTTTAGTTTCAGATTTAGAAAAAATAGCAAATACCGTAAGACAAGATCTCTTAAAGATGTTGGCAGAAGCAAATTCTGGGCATACTGCAGGTCCTCTTGGGTTGGCAGATATTTTTACAGCACTTTATTTTCGTGTTTTAAATCATAATCCAAAAAAACCAGCTTGGGCAAAAAGAGACAGGCTTTGTATGTCTTGTGGGCATGTTGTTCCGGTTCGATACGCCGCTATGGCGCGTTCTGGCTATTTTCCACTTTCAGAGTTAAAAACTTTGCGAAAATTAGGTTCAAAATTGCAAGGACATCCATCTTTTTTGGATATGCCAGCTTTGGAGCATTCTTCTGGACCGCTTGGGCAAGGCTCTTCGGTAGCGGTTGGTATGGCAATTGCTGCAAAGATGAACAAGCAAAGACATTATGTTTTTTGTATTGTTAGTGATGGTGAGCAACAAGAAGGTCAAACTTGGGAAGCTGCAATGCTCGCAGGAAAACACAAACTAGACAATCTTATTTTTATAATGGATAGAAACAATATTCAAATAGACGGAACCACAGAAGAGATAATGCCGTTAAATCCGTTGAAAGACAAATATGAAGCATTTGGTTGGCATGTTTTGGAAATAGACGGAAACAATATGAAAGAAATAATTGGAGCTTGTGAATTGGCAAAAAATATTCATGAAAAACCTGTTATGATTTTGGCACACACAATTCCAGGAAAAGGGGTGAGTTTTATGGAAAATGATTATCGTTGGCACGGAGCTCCACCGGGAAAACTAAAAACAGAGCGATCACCTTCCAAAGAGGAGCAGTTACAAGATGCTTTGGAAGAGTTAAAAAATAGTAGAAAACAAATTTTTGTTCAATAA
- a CDS encoding superoxide dismutase, with translation MKHELPKLKYSYDALEPFIDVQTMQIHHSKHHQGYTDKFNKSLEKYPELQEKSAEDILKDISSLNIYEADKNAIKNNGGGYVNHNLFWSVLGPKKQVDENLVKEIEETFGSLESFKELFNKEAGTKFGSGWTWLVRDENGKLQVYSTSNQDSPLSTGHTPILTLDVWEHAYYLKYQNRRAEYIENWWNVLKLLP, from the coding sequence ATGAAGCACGAATTACCAAAATTAAAATATTCTTATGATGCTTTGGAACCGTTTATAGATGTACAAACAATGCAAATTCACCACAGCAAGCACCACCAAGGATATACAGATAAATTCAATAAATCATTAGAAAAATATCCAGAACTTCAAGAAAAAAGTGCAGAAGATATTTTGAAAGATATTTCTAGCTTAAATATTTATGAAGCAGACAAAAATGCTATCAAAAATAATGGTGGTGGATATGTAAACCACAATTTATTTTGGAGTGTTTTGGGGCCAAAAAAACAAGTTGATGAAAACTTAGTAAAAGAAATAGAAGAAACTTTTGGATCTTTAGAATCTTTCAAAGAATTGTTTAATAAAGAAGCAGGCACAAAATTTGGGAGCGGTTGGACTTGGCTTGTTCGGGATGAAAATGGAAAACTCCAAGTTTATTCTACTTCAAACCAAGATTCCCCACTTTCAACTGGACACACCCCAATTTTGACTTTAGATGTTTGGGAACATGCTTACTATCTAAAATATCAAAATAGACGAGCCGAATATATTGAAAACTGGTGGAATGTTTTAAAACTTTTACCTTAA
- a CDS encoding transketolase family protein: MYDKTLVKNWYDKSVKMVPTRNGYGDGVVIEGRKNKDLMVLCCDLTESTRSEGFKDAYPERFLEIGVAEQNLIGVATGLALEGKVPFCSSYAVFNPGRNWDQIRVSVCYNKANVKIVGAHAGISVGPDGATHQGLEDIAITRVLPNMTVLAPCDYEEAKKATIAAAKMKGPVYLRFAREATAVFTTPKTHFEIGKANVFKEGSDVTIIACGPLVHKALLAAKKLTSLKINVEVINNTTIKPLDEKVLLASIKKTGAVVTVEEHQIAGGLGGAIAELTSKYHPVPIEFLGMPDSFGESGTPEELLKKYGMTEKDIVLAVNRVLKRKSK, translated from the coding sequence ATGTACGATAAAACATTGGTAAAAAATTGGTATGACAAAAGTGTAAAAATGGTCCCAACTAGAAATGGTTATGGAGACGGTGTTGTAATTGAAGGAAGAAAGAACAAAGATCTAATGGTCTTGTGTTGCGATCTTACAGAGTCAACTCGTTCCGAAGGTTTCAAAGATGCTTATCCAGAAAGATTTTTGGAGATTGGTGTGGCAGAACAGAATCTAATAGGAGTTGCGACTGGTTTGGCTTTGGAGGGGAAAGTTCCATTTTGTTCATCTTATGCAGTTTTTAATCCAGGTAGAAATTGGGATCAAATTCGTGTTTCTGTATGCTATAACAAGGCAAATGTAAAAATTGTTGGTGCACACGCTGGAATTTCTGTTGGGCCAGACGGAGCGACCCATCAAGGTTTGGAGGATATTGCGATTACTAGAGTTTTACCAAATATGACTGTGCTTGCACCATGTGATTACGAGGAGGCTAAGAAGGCTACAATTGCAGCTGCAAAAATGAAAGGACCTGTATATTTGCGTTTTGCTCGTGAAGCAACTGCAGTTTTTACTACACCAAAAACTCATTTTGAAATAGGAAAAGCAAATGTTTTCAAAGAGGGGAGTGATGTGACAATTATTGCCTGTGGTCCTCTTGTACATAAGGCTTTACTTGCTGCAAAAAAACTTACAAGTTTAAAAATAAATGTAGAAGTCATAAATAATACAACAATAAAACCGTTGGATGAAAAAGTACTACTTGCTTCAATAAAAAAAACAGGTGCGGTTGTGACAGTAGAAGAACATCAGATCGCTGGTGGACTTGGTGGAGCAATAGCAGAGTTAACTTCCAAATATCATCCTGTGCCTATAGAATTTTTAGGAATGCCAGATTCGTTTGGAGAGTCTGGAACACCAGAAGAATTGTTGAAAAAATATGGAATGACAGAGAAAGATATTGTTTTGGCAGTAAATAGGGTTTTAAAAAGAAAAAGTAAATAA
- a CDS encoding deoxyribonuclease IV has translation MKIGAHVSVAGGLINCFENAEIIGAEAVQIFGSSPRTWKIKKPTDEEVKNFKEVHKKSKVGPIFLHASYLVNLGSPSDKLWYASINSLVGHMKIAEVIGAEGLVFHVGSGKDTTKKEAIKRAIKGMKKVLKEVPGKTNLIIENSAGGGTKLGNTPEEIGEIFREVSSKRVKVCLDTAHAFEAGVLRYTQKEIKDFVKLCDKEFGWKNVVCIHANDSKTEFDSKHDRHENIGEGFIGLESFKNLSKNKDFKKVPWILEVPGFGEKKGPDKKNIDILKKMK, from the coding sequence ATGAAAATAGGAGCACATGTTTCGGTAGCAGGTGGGTTGATAAATTGTTTTGAAAATGCAGAAATAATTGGTGCAGAGGCTGTGCAAATTTTTGGTTCTTCGCCTAGAACTTGGAAGATAAAAAAACCAACAGATGAAGAAGTTAAAAATTTCAAAGAAGTACACAAAAAATCAAAAGTTGGGCCTATATTTTTGCACGCAAGTTATTTGGTAAATTTGGGAAGTCCTAGTGATAAATTGTGGTACGCCTCAATAAATAGTTTGGTGGGGCATATGAAAATCGCCGAGGTTATTGGCGCAGAAGGACTTGTTTTTCATGTGGGTTCTGGCAAAGACACAACAAAAAAAGAAGCAATAAAGCGTGCTATAAAAGGAATGAAAAAAGTTTTGAAAGAAGTTCCCGGTAAAACCAATTTAATTATAGAAAATTCTGCTGGTGGTGGCACAAAACTTGGAAACACTCCAGAAGAAATAGGAGAAATCTTCCGAGAAGTGAGTAGTAAAAGAGTAAAAGTCTGTTTGGATACAGCACACGCATTTGAAGCGGGAGTTTTGAGATATACACAAAAAGAGATAAAAGATTTTGTAAAATTATGTGACAAAGAATTTGGTTGGAAAAATGTAGTATGTATTCACGCAAATGATTCTAAAACAGAGTTTGATTCCAAGCATGACAGACATGAAAATATAGGAGAAGGTTTTATAGGTTTAGAAAGTTTCAAAAATTTATCAAAAAACAAAGATTTCAAAAAAGTTCCGTGGATTTTGGAAGTTCCGGGTTTTGGAGAAAAGAAAGGACCAGACAAAAAGAATATAGATATTTTGAAAAAAATGAAATAA
- a CDS encoding sigma-70 family RNA polymerase sigma factor, with protein sequence MPAKAKKTTTQKGDKKTAKKAVQTRLTVKKPKNDKKTSVKKQATKKVVTKKIKAKTSRKPRSIKDVEKKVQKRSIIKKSDLPPPPSQLQVMSLIQKGRGRGFLIEIEVLRIFPHLERYLPLYLWFLDELDVNSITITESKDGGILGDRSRHNELLEGLQGKHPDTAGGKFDLSSIAQDSIQMYLREIGKIPLLTAEEEVSLAKRKERFDKEAEKKMIEANLRLVVSIAKRFVGKSLTLLDLIQEGNIGLFRAVKKFDYRRGYKFSTYATWWIRQAITRALADQSRTIRIPVHMVETINRFQQMQRRLLQDLGRDPTPEELAAEMDESLVKIKHIIKISQGTVSLETSVGDDDDDSSLSDFIEDVKNMTPSQSAGRGILRGYIREAISDLSAREQKILEMRFGLTDGVTHTLEEVGREFDVTRERIRQIEAKALERIRGFDIVDKLADYY encoded by the coding sequence ATGCCAGCTAAAGCTAAAAAAACTACAACTCAAAAGGGGGATAAAAAAACTGCTAAAAAGGCAGTTCAAACACGTTTAACGGTCAAAAAACCAAAGAACGACAAAAAAACTTCAGTAAAAAAACAGGCAACAAAAAAAGTTGTTACAAAAAAAATAAAAGCTAAAACTTCTAGAAAACCTAGAAGTATTAAAGATGTAGAAAAAAAGGTGCAAAAAAGATCTATAATCAAAAAATCTGATCTGCCACCCCCACCGTCTCAATTGCAAGTAATGTCATTGATACAAAAAGGTAGGGGTAGGGGTTTTTTGATAGAAATAGAAGTTTTGCGTATATTCCCACATTTAGAAAGATATTTACCACTTTATCTGTGGTTTTTGGATGAATTGGATGTAAATAGTATTACTATTACAGAATCCAAAGATGGTGGAATTTTGGGAGACAGAAGTCGACACAATGAACTTTTGGAAGGTTTACAAGGAAAACATCCAGATACGGCTGGTGGTAAATTCGATCTAAGTTCAATTGCTCAGGATTCTATTCAAATGTATTTGCGTGAAATAGGAAAAATTCCTTTGCTTACTGCAGAAGAGGAGGTTTCACTTGCAAAGAGAAAAGAAAGGTTTGATAAAGAAGCTGAAAAGAAAATGATTGAGGCAAACTTGCGTTTGGTAGTTTCAATTGCAAAAAGGTTTGTTGGAAAATCTTTAACACTTTTAGATTTAATTCAAGAGGGGAACATTGGACTTTTTCGCGCAGTGAAAAAGTTCGATTATAGGCGTGGTTATAAATTTTCTACTTATGCAACTTGGTGGATTCGCCAGGCTATTACTCGCGCATTGGCAGACCAATCTAGGACAATTCGTATTCCGGTGCATATGGTAGAGACTATCAACAGATTTCAACAAATGCAAAGAAGACTTTTGCAAGATTTGGGGCGTGACCCAACTCCAGAAGAGCTTGCTGCAGAAATGGATGAGTCTTTGGTAAAAATTAAACACATTATAAAAATTTCTCAAGGAACCGTTTCTCTTGAGACTTCTGTGGGAGATGATGATGATGATTCATCACTTTCAGACTTTATAGAAGATGTCAAAAATATGACACCTTCTCAAAGTGCTGGTCGTGGAATTTTGCGTGGTTATATTCGCGAAGCTATTTCAGATCTTTCTGCTCGTGAACAAAAGATCTTGGAAATGCGTTTTGGATTGACCGACGGAGTCACACATACTTTGGAAGAGGTTGGTAGAGAGTTTGATGTGACACGCGAGCGTATCCGTCAGATCGAGGCAAAAGCTCTAGAGCGTATCCGCGGTTTTGATATTGTGGATAAGTTGGCGGATTATTATTAG
- a CDS encoding redoxin domain-containing protein → MQLPDLSVNIFHENKLEDNVELSKFKGKWLVLFFYPADFTFVCPTELTELADKYKEFKSLNAEILSISTDTSFTHKAWHDSSPSIAKIQYPMGADTSGKLCKQMGTYLEDEGLSLRATIIVDPEGFIKTYELHDNSIGRSADELLRKLQAAIFVDEHNGMVCPASWKPGKETLTPGIELVGKL, encoded by the coding sequence ATGCAATTGCCAGATTTATCTGTGAATATCTTTCACGAAAATAAATTGGAAGACAATGTAGAGCTTTCAAAATTTAAAGGAAAATGGCTTGTGCTGTTTTTTTACCCAGCAGATTTTACATTTGTATGCCCAACCGAGCTTACAGAGCTTGCAGATAAATACAAAGAGTTTAAAAGTTTGAATGCAGAAATTTTGAGCATTAGCACAGACACATCTTTTACTCACAAAGCTTGGCACGACAGCTCCCCTTCTATCGCAAAAATCCAATATCCAATGGGAGCAGATACAAGTGGAAAGTTGTGCAAACAAATGGGAACTTATTTGGAAGACGAAGGGCTTTCACTTCGCGCAACTATTATTGTAGATCCAGAAGGATTTATAAAAACTTATGAATTGCACGACAATAGTATTGGTCGTTCTGCAGACGAATTACTACGAAAACTTCAAGCTGCTATTTTTGTAGATGAGCACAACGGAATGGTGTGTCCAGCAAGCTGGAAACCTGGGAAAGAAACTTTAACTCCTGGAATTGAATTGGTTGGTAAACTATAA
- a CDS encoding LemA family protein, whose product MKRVMIVLLVVFALVGFYAFNIYNKMVTANEQVDGQWAQVETQYQRRFDLIPNLVNSVKGAMEQEKEVFANITDARTKYSGAVTPEEKVQATNQVESSLGRLLLVMENYPNLKSIDTVQSLMVQLEGTENRIAVERKRYNDEVKIFNTLVKRVPAKFFASMFGFEERTYFASVEGSEKAVEVNL is encoded by the coding sequence ATGAAAAGAGTAATGATTGTATTGTTAGTTGTATTCGCATTGGTAGGTTTTTATGCCTTCAATATATATAATAAGATGGTGACAGCAAATGAGCAAGTGGATGGGCAGTGGGCCCAGGTAGAAACACAATATCAAAGGCGTTTTGACCTTATCCCAAATTTGGTAAATTCTGTAAAAGGAGCAATGGAGCAAGAGAAGGAAGTTTTTGCAAATATTACAGATGCTAGAACAAAATATTCAGGAGCTGTGACTCCAGAAGAGAAAGTTCAAGCTACAAATCAAGTGGAATCATCACTTGGAAGATTGCTGCTTGTAATGGAAAATTATCCAAATTTGAAATCTATAGATACAGTTCAGTCTCTAATGGTTCAACTAGAAGGAACAGAGAATAGAATTGCAGTGGAGCGTAAGAGGTATAATGATGAAGTAAAAATATTTAATACACTTGTAAAGCGTGTTCCAGCAAAATTCTTTGCAAGTATGTTTGGATTTGAAGAGAGAACATACTTTGCATCAGTAGAAGGATCAGAAAAAGCCGTGGAAGTAAATCTTTAA
- a CDS encoding M48 family metallopeptidase, whose translation MANLELGGKKINYEIKKSKRAKYVRVAILSDRDILVTIPHRQRFVNVERIFEDKQDWILKSLANYENNYILLKGGSDHYKKHKKTALELVENKIAIFVGSYNIEIGRVCVRNQKSRWGSCSSKGSLNFNYRLLFLPEHLAEYIIVHELCHLVELNHSHRFWALVEQEIPDYKACRKELRSKYKIVVK comes from the coding sequence ATGGCTAACTTAGAGTTGGGTGGAAAAAAAATAAATTATGAAATTAAAAAAAGCAAGCGCGCAAAATATGTGCGTGTTGCTATTTTGAGTGATCGTGATATTTTGGTGACAATTCCACACAGACAAAGGTTTGTAAATGTTGAAAGAATTTTTGAAGATAAACAGGATTGGATTTTGAAGAGTCTTGCAAATTATGAAAATAATTATATTTTACTGAAAGGTGGTAGCGACCATTATAAAAAACACAAAAAAACTGCGTTGGAATTGGTAGAAAATAAAATAGCTATTTTTGTAGGAAGCTATAATATTGAAATTGGTAGAGTTTGTGTGCGAAATCAAAAAAGTAGGTGGGGAAGTTGTTCATCCAAAGGAAGTTTGAATTTCAATTATAGACTTTTATTTTTACCAGAGCATTTGGCAGAATATATTATAGTTCACGAGCTTTGTCATTTGGTGGAGTTGAATCATTCTCATAGATTTTGGGCTTTGGTAGAGCAGGAAATACCAGATTATAAAGCTTGTAGAAAAGAGTTGAGATCAAAATATAAAATAGTAGTAAAATAG
- a CDS encoding PD-(D/E)XK nuclease family protein, with the protein MSKFYKGKRSRNLYDPKSKKPFRLSRSKIDLFLSCPRCFYIDRRLGVGRPPGFPFNLNSAVDTLLKKEFDIHRAKNTQHPLMKAYNVDAIPFAHEKMDEWRENFKGVTFLHEPTNFIITGAVDDLWVNPKNEIIVVDYKATSKDGQVNISAPWQIGYKRQMEVYQWLMRKNGFDTSDTGYFVYCNGKTDKEAFDGKLEFDIDVIPYKGDGSWIEKTLVEAHKTLVKNEIPEADEDCDYCIYKSAVIEVENSDIGKCKGQQCLI; encoded by the coding sequence ATGTCCAAATTTTATAAAGGAAAAAGGAGTAGAAATTTGTATGATCCAAAAAGTAAAAAGCCGTTTAGATTGAGTCGTTCAAAAATTGATTTATTTTTGAGTTGTCCAAGATGTTTTTATATAGACAGAAGGCTTGGGGTTGGTCGTCCACCTGGATTTCCATTTAATCTAAATTCTGCAGTAGATACACTTTTAAAAAAAGAATTTGATATTCACAGAGCAAAAAATACCCAACACCCACTTATGAAAGCATACAATGTAGATGCAATTCCTTTTGCTCACGAGAAAATGGATGAGTGGAGAGAAAATTTTAAAGGCGTCACATTTTTGCACGAGCCTACAAATTTTATTATCACTGGTGCGGTAGACGATTTGTGGGTAAATCCAAAAAATGAAATAATAGTGGTAGATTATAAAGCTACAAGTAAAGACGGGCAAGTGAATATAAGTGCACCGTGGCAAATTGGCTATAAGCGACAGATGGAAGTTTACCAGTGGCTTATGCGTAAAAATGGATTTGATACTTCAGACACAGGATATTTTGTTTATTGTAATGGTAAAACAGACAAAGAAGCATTCGATGGAAAACTTGAATTTGATATAGATGTAATTCCGTATAAAGGAGATGGTAGTTGGATAGAAAAAACTTTGGTAGAGGCACACAAAACTTTGGTAAAAAATGAAATTCCAGAAGCAGATGAAGATTGTGATTATTGTATTTATAAATCTGCGGTAATAGAAGTAGAAAACAGTGACATTGGAAAATGTAAAGGACAGCAGTGTTTAATATAA
- a CDS encoding DUF5652 family protein, translating to MEDFFYNLTHLDNMKSFWSVAGVLIFWALPWKIYAMWKAYKKQEWRWFVALFFLNTFAILDILYIYKYSKKETL from the coding sequence ATGGAAGATTTTTTCTATAATTTAACGCATTTGGATAACATGAAATCCTTTTGGTCTGTGGCCGGGGTTCTCATTTTTTGGGCTTTGCCTTGGAAAATTTATGCAATGTGGAAAGCTTACAAAAAACAAGAATGGAGATGGTTTGTGGCTTTATTTTTCTTGAACACTTTCGCAATTTTAGATATTTTATACATTTATAAATACAGTAAAAAAGAAACATTATGA